agatgggTTTCTTGCCTGTTTCCTGCCACTTCTCTAACCTTTCTGCTCGAAGGGCCAGAAAGGAGGTCCTACTCAGACTTTGGCATGAGCAGGATACCAGTCAGTTGGAAGTTGACTCTTCTGATGAAAACATGGGTTTCCAGTATATTATTCTGTTGACTGGGAATAAAGCCGTTTGTTTTGGACAACACAAATGCAGCATTTCCATACACTGAGTGCATAATTAGGTGTCTGCAATGCTCGCTTGGATTGCCTTCACAGGGCAGAGAAGACAGGATGCTAGACCAGGTGCTAGAGCCTGTTCAAGACAGAGTATGTGAAAGACAGGTTTCTGGGATGATGGTTTTCAGAATCCCAGGCACAAAAGAGCAAAGTGGAATACAAATGGAAGGCAGAGAAATAATTCTTCCCCCGTATTGCCATGGAGGTAACTGCAACTTCAAAatattgggtttctgttaggAAGAGCAGTTTGGTCCAAGAAGTAAACATGCCCTTATTGAAGAACACAATCAGTTCATACAAATTGCTAATATAACAAGGATGGCAATATAAAAGAACAACTTGTCTTTCGATAACATTTTTAATCAAATTACATTTTCacatcttgttttattttgactTCACTCCAGTGGTGGTAATGATGTTTAATGGACTTATAGCCACATCTTTAATTTGAAAACATATAGCACCACATAAATTATTTGATTCATTCACCCACAAAATGAATGAGGACAAGAACCAAGGTCTTTTGAGGACCCGGGCCGTGATCCTATTGCCACAAGAGGTCAGAGAGATATATGCAGTCTAAGGTTTTTCATACAGTTTGAATCACTGTGGGATGCTTATGTAAAACTCTTCGGTACTGGAACAAGGCTTATTGTCACAGGTAAGtgttagaaaaatgcaaattttacaaGGTCATGGAGCAAAGGCAAGAAATGATAATATTGTAGGGCAAAAGGAGGAATGTGATGGGAATTTGATGCAAAAATCTTATGATAGGTTTTGAAGCAGTGCTTTGGGGGCTGCTAACAAGTAATGCctgattgaattcctggctactctgcttctaattaaGGCTTCTTGCTAAAGTTCCTCTagcagacagcagatgatgggttcaaacgcttgggttcctgttacccatataggagatccaaaatgagttcctgactcctggctaggGCCTGGCCTTCTAGCCCTGGCAGTGGTGAGCTTTTGGGACAGTGAATCAGTAGAGGaaagattctgcctttcaaataaagtgaaaataaagttgTAAGTagataaatgcaaatgaaataaagAGAACATAGACAATGGTATGTAAAAATTGTTACAAAAATTTAGTCTTATATTCCTAAAGACATCCATAATGTGCCAATGTATACTGTACACAATGAATTCATTAAAGTGTTTGACTCTGAAACAAAATTTATCATGGCACCTAAGTTTGGGACAGGCTCAATGGAGTGAGGACATTGTTGTGTTTGATGGAAAGTTTGCATTTTGCAATCAACAGACAGAGTTCTGATTCCACCACTTAGAGCTTGGTGAACTCGTGAGTTTATtctttgatctcagtttcctACGCGGTACCACAGCATGAATTCAGCGTCTGTGAGCTAGAAACAAGCCAGTGTGAATAGAGCGTTTCTCTGATTGTTCAACAATAATAGGTGCCAGTAAATCTTCTTCCAAGTCAAATGTCAACGGAGAGTTGTATTCACTGTGGAGAGTGGTTTCCAGTCAgtgaatataaagcaaaagtCCAAGAGAGGGCTCAGCTCTACTTCTGAGTACTTAGATGGAAGACTGCTTCAGCCAATCTAAATTTAAACAAATCTGAAGATACATATTTCTCTTTAGCAGACTTTTTAATTACCTGGTAGGAATTCTATTGTTTTGCcctgtgttttaaattttaactgttatttaaaatatcaatattttattGGCCCCAAAATTTATGGCTAGTGAGTTTGACTTAATGCCTATGAAGGTTACATATGTATCAAAAGTTTAAACTCATGCAGAAAATGCTCAAgtgataaaatgaaagaaataaatttgaaacTTGGCATTGTATTCatgattcaaataaaatataatggtGAGCATTATATGCATCATGAATAAAAATTGACTATGAACCACTCtgtaagtacattttaaaaattacagttttaAATTTCACTTAATATGGTCATTCAGAATGTAAATACTAACCATATGTAATGAGTTTAATGCTTAATTAACTATTTCATTGAGAAAAGTTAGATTTCAAGTctcattttattctaaaatagTAGATGATAAAGAATCTGGCTAATGCAAAGGGACCAAAGGCAATGAATCGTGTGTACCATGTAAGGGATGTCAAGCTCATCACTTGATTTTTAATGGGCTATAATAAGAGATATTCCCAAAGAGAAGCAGAGGTTCATATTATACAGATTTAGATTAGTTAATATGTTGACTAAAATTACGTAATATACTATTGAAAAAATAATTGCATCTTTCAAAGTATGGTTTTTAAATTTGATACAAGTATATATGTGGAGAAACAAACAGTAACTTACTATTAGAATAAGTATACCATATGTACTTATAGAAAGACTTATGAAACTAAAATGTCAGTTCCTGGGCTAATTTTATTTATGGTATGCTCAAGAAATTAACATTAATTGCTGACTACTGAAAATTGGGAACATTGCTACAAAGCTGGAAATCATCAAAaattgctttccttttcttttttaatgagaaatcTAGTTCCTCTTTCCTTAAGAAATTGCCTTTTGAATTAGTAATTTCAAACAAGCCTAAGGAGATGATTAGCCAAAGAGTGCAATTTTAACTAAGCGCCAAATATCTCTAACATTTGTAATTTCAGTCACTAAATTAAGAACCAGTGTATAGCCATCCAGCTAAGAGTCCAGATCCAAATGAGATGTCTTGTAAATAATGATGTATACTTACATATTTTTCAAGAAACTCTGGAACTATGACTTTTAACACTGCATCAATTACATGTTACTTTCTTCAGTAGGTTGAGATAAAGGAAACAGTAGAACAGTGTATCAGTTAAAACTCACACAGGGTAGACACAGATTGTGGGAGAAGGCTGAGAATCCAAGCACAAAGCTGCTGACAGATATACAGATCTCTCATGAATCAGGTAAATGAACATTATAGCAAATGTGAAATACACACCACCTGGTTTATTGTCTTTTAAAatcttgtatttgttttcattttattcggagatacagagatagaggggcagacagagagacagagttttcacccactggttcactctctaaatgcccacagcagccagggccgggGAACGCCTCactcaggagtctggaactcaacctgggtcactTGCTGACTCCCAGCGTGCACAGCAGCAGCAAGCTAGACTgggaatagagcagccaggactcaaaccaggcatccccaatggaatgtgggcattgcaagtggtgacttCAGTGCTAGGCCCAAGAATCCCCTCTTTCCAGGGTATCTTTACCTATGTTTAATCTCCAAATGAAATTTCAAAGTAAAACATATGATTGGTGAATAGGTcttgaacaaaataaaatgttggcaACTAAATCATTTAGTAAGAATAACTTAAGAGTATTTCTAATAATAGTAATAGAAATTTAAGGGAAAttgtttgcttttgaattctgagatcttaaaTAGAGGTGTGGTATTAAATATTGGATGCTCAAAAACTTGGGAGTGGCTTACATGTAAAAGGGATATTTTTACATAACGCTAGAAAATAACTAGAAGGGTTCAGTGAATTTCAGAACTGTGCACATGGGAGCCACATTTAAAGTTAGAAGGTCAGCTTGAGGGCACAGGTTTCCATTTAAATGAGTGACAACATATTGTTAACATTAAAGATGAAAAGCTTCTTCCTGACATTGATTCATATGGGAAATAAGGTAATAGGGTTGAGGATTAGAGTTGCACAGAATTGAAGAAGAAGGGACTGTGAGTCAGGTGGCCAGGGGAGCAGGGAAGCATCTACAAGAGACCACAGATCCTCACAGATCCTCATAGCCAGGGGCATCATGAAAGTTCCCTGAGCTCCTTCCTGCCTCACGAACTAACATCCACCTTTTGTGGATAAAGTCCAAATCAAAAGCAACTTGTCTTCCTATTGCTACAACTAGACAATGCCGAGCCAAGCAATGTTTGTGTTTCTCTAACAGTTCTTTCCAATATTTCATTTCCCTGCCCCACAGATAAGAGTCTGGATGGAGACTTTTCCCCCAAGCCCACGATTTTCCTCCCTTCCATTGCTGAAACAACACTGCATAAGGCTGGGACCTATCTCTGTCTTCTTGAGAATTTTTTCCCTGATGCCATCCAGGTGTACTGGAAAGAGAAGAACAGCGATAAGGTTTTGGTATCCCAGCAGGGAAATACCATGAAGACTAAAGACACATACATGAAATTCAGCTGGCTAACTGTGCCTCAGAAGTCATTCAGTAAGGAGCACAGGTGCATTGTCAAACACGAGACTAAAGGAGGAGGGCGTGATCAGGAGATTCTCTTTCCTGCAATACAAAAAGGTATGTGGAAAACCCACTTGCCAGGGAATGCCTTACCTTATCTTCAAGTTCTAGTGAGCAATAGATGCAAGCCTTTCTTAAATACCCTAACCTCTGATGGTAATATAAATGACCTGAAATTTTCCCATAGAATTAGAAAGGAACAGGCATGGATTTcacaatgaaaaaatatttgatcTAAGCTTTCTTTGCCTTGGTTTCATCATCCAAAGTATCAAGATCACACAACGGTTTTGGTATGTTATATGAAGGAAATCAGAGTTACATGAGAGCAATTAGCAATTTAGCATGCCAAAAAAGCTAAAAGTGTTCACACATTTGGTGATTTGACctgttagagaaaaaaaagaacaagtatgTATTTTTCAAGAACGTTCTACCAAGAAAACAACTGTTTCATCTTGTTGGTTGAGGGattttcaaagagttcatgggaaatattGATTACAAACTCACATTTGTATAAACAAGAACATTATTAGAAAAAGATGAAATTGAACCCATGTgactatttccttttatttgttttaaatatttttatctttgcattttgtttgtttatttttggttaaCATCTAGGATAAATATAATTCTCACTTCAAGGTTTAAAGTGATTGATGATGTTCTAGTCCTAGAAAGAAATGCCCAAAAATACTGAGCtcctgataaaaaaaataataaaacacccTCAGTTCAGAATTAGTAAGAGAGTAGAAGAGATTTTCCCACTGTAAATTATTTCCCATGTTTTTCTACAGATCGATTTTATAAGTCACTTTCCACACTCCCTATTTTAGTCCCTCATCTGTGTTTTGAATACTGGCTTTGTCATTTACTATTATGACTTTGTAAGACACCTACATAGTTTAAACATTGTTCTTCATTCATAATATGGAGTCTGCTGTAAAGCACCTTATatcagcaaataaacaaataatgcaCACTACATTTTGATATACAGCCTGGCATAGAAATGACCACTTTTAGGTAATATCTCTTATTAATATTTTTGCAATGTTCACAAACACCGCACCTCAAAAAATCATGTACACGAGTTGGGGcactaaaaaagatttatttatttttattgaaaaggcaggtcagatttacagagggaagagaagacagaaagatcttctgaccaatggttcactccctaagtggctgcaatggctggagttgagctgatctgaagccaggagtcaggagcttatctGGGTCTGCCAGGAGGGTACAGGGTTcaaaaggctttgagccatcctctgctgctttcccatgccacaagcacagagctggaagggaagtggagctgctgggaaccaAGGTGGCCCCGATACGGGAt
The sequence above is a segment of the Ochotona princeps isolate mOchPri1 chromosome 20, mOchPri1.hap1, whole genome shotgun sequence genome. Coding sequences within it:
- the LOC118758174 gene encoding TCR gamma alternate reading frame protein isoform X1 — protein: MPFLKALLVFSFWAYKSLDGDFSPKPTIFLPSIAETTLHKAGTYLCLLENFFPDAIQVYWKEKNSDKVLVSQQGNTMKTKDTYMKFSWLTVPQKSFSKEHRCIVKHETKGGGRDQEILFPAIQKGTVSEAKGNERKPDSVEDKQPGTVLGTPDTERNATHDRYSEDVLMLQLTQTSAYYTYLLLLIKSAVYLAIVTFSMFRRTAICGVQRAPNQ
- the LOC118758174 gene encoding TCR gamma alternate reading frame protein isoform X2, producing MPFLKALLVFSFWAYKSLDGDFSPKPTIFLPSIAETTLHKAGTYLCLLENFFPDAIQVYWKEKNSDKVLVSQQGNTMKTKDTYMKFSWLTVPQKSFSKEHRCIVKHETKGGGRDQEILFPAIQKGTVSEAKGNERKPDSVEDKQRTVLGTPDTERNATHDRYSEDVLMLQLTQTSAYYTYLLLLIKSAVYLAIVTFSMFRRTAICGVQRAPNQ
- the LOC118758174 gene encoding TCR gamma alternate reading frame protein isoform X3; this encodes METRLIVIPPDKSLDGDFSPKPTIFLPSIAETTLHKAGTYLCLLENFFPDAIQVYWKEKNSDKVLVSQQGNTMKTKDTYMKFSWLTVPQKSFSKEHRCIVKHETKGGGRDQEILFPAIQKGTVSEAKGNERKPDSVEDKQPGTVLGTPDTERNATHDRYSEDVLMLQLTQTSAYYTYLLLLIKSAVYLAIVTFSMFRRTAICGVQRAPNQ